The Macrobrachium nipponense isolate FS-2020 chromosome 16, ASM1510439v2, whole genome shotgun sequence DNA window gttgaagGAAAGAAATTTCATTTACTATGAAAACTGATAAGTCGAGGGAGAAATACCATTCTTTCACTATCAGTCTGAAGCTGCAGTTGTTTAGCGTTACTTCCATTATACGGTATCTCAGATTTAGAAATATCATTGCAGGATGCTCAAGAAACAAAGCCTAGAGCTGCTAAGCTTAatctaacaacaaaaacaagataATGCAACTGTATTCTAGCCCAGTTCAGTTAACTATTCGTTTTCGTTACTCTGTTCCCTCGTTTCTCACTGGCATTCAAAATCTCCAGAATTTAcggagaaatatatttatttcgtagttgtttcaatatatataaaatctcaagGGTATACAATATTAGGATATAAAAGTATTCGTGGATTCGAAATGAAATCCAGCGTTGTGTTCTTCACTAAGAGGATCGGTAGAATTTGCTGCAGATGCGTTTTTCGCCATCAAATGTATTTTTACCACTACATTCAAAAACCAAAAGATAAGTTTTTGCTTAGAagtatagtataaataataatcaataaatgaaattaatttttcaatcaCCAAGCTGCACTGGAAGCGGTTATTTAccaaatgtattaaaataaacgCATCATTGACGCTGGAGCCTCGCGCTGTTACCATGGAAACGGTGACGCTCAACGATTGTTGACGCGAGCAGTCGGCAGAGGAAACATTCAAAGCCATAAACTACTACTTCCAGAGTTTCGTTTTCCATCAAGTTGACTTCCAGAGACCCGACGAGATGTCTCTCAACCTAAGTGACGACGACTTTGACGTCGCAGAGGACGACGTGCCCGACGAAGGGACGGAGAAGGATGACAGCCAAGAGGAGGAAGCAGACGAAGCACTGATGCTATGCGAAGCCGAGGGAGGAGTAATTGCCTCTATGGCGTCGCTCCGTGTCACCGTACGTGATTGTTTATGGTGTTCGTGGCactgtgttagagagagagagagagagagatcccagcaCCAAAATAATAAATCATGGAAATTATTTTGTAGATTTAACTCCTGTTTATGTAAACCATCACATTTCAAGGATACGTATTTATAATCTCTCGTCCTTCAAGAAGCATCTCTGTAACTCTCTCCATGATTAAACCAATAATTTTCCCTCGCTTTctctttattaaattattttgacGTTGCAGTCAAAATCAACTAGCGGGTCTGCCttgccatttttctttcattgcatTAACTTTTTATCTTTCCCTTCCTTGCCGCTAGGCTAGGTGATATTTCACTATAGACAGAACAACTGGTTTTATTCCATCTTACAAAAGGTTAATCGGAAATATTTATCCActactttttaaaatatattttagagtaatttttcttCAAACTTAAGTCTCGTTGAAGGTGGATTAATAACAAAACTGAAcatcatttttgtttatatagtgCTAGGTTTCGTGACTGAGCGAGACGACTTAGTCTCATATCCTTCAATGCTCCATAAATGCTGTGCTACGCCTCTGTTTTAGTTTACCTACCTTATTAATTATACCTGTTATTACCTATAATTACGTAAGAGTAAAGGTAGGTGTCTGCTGCGGCAGGAAGTATCGCCAGGAAAGTAGGAAACACCAAGACGGGTACTGACAACAGAAGGTCATGGGATACAACTTTCTGATCCACTAAGTATGTATCTGTGGCGAGTTTGTATGCAATAAGATTCTAACCAAAGAAATACGACCAAACCATTCGGTAATATTATTACCTTAGAATATTATTAATAGCCAAGATATTATTCAAAatgaacaaaacaacaaaaatggGAGCAATGACAAGTGTTTCGAAAAAGAGTAGCGAAAACTTGATCACCTGGGTCTAAGTCAACTGACATTTATTCCTTGCCGTTGCAAGGGCATGGTGCACGGTCACTCCTCAAGTTTTTCTCAGattgtcatttatcttcatttaattTACGTGTGCGAACTATACGGAATACAATAAGGGTCTTGATTTATAGAATAAAAGGTAAAAGACGGAAAAATTTCTCACATTCACGAAAGAGCTTATTTCTGCCGTCGATTTTACGGTAGTTTGTACAGGCTCCTAATTGACTGTCTGTATCTGAATGTGGAAATTATCTAGGATTCTAGGTCATTCCCGGGATGCAATGACCATGAATGCAGTTCACGGAATGCAACAAGTATGAATAAGATGTGGAGCGTGAAATTTTAGTCTAAAAGTCGAAAGAAAAGACGTCACAATCCcagattttaaaacaaaataatgtttttcattttagacctatgaacaatatatatattatatatatatatatatatatatatatatatatatatatatatatatatatatatatatatatatatatatatatatataactggtaaaaatgttctgttacaacagaattccatctaataaaaggagcccataaaaacaccaaaatacagagagaaaagtactacatttcagagacagcagtctctaaaatatagcacttttttctttatatattggcGTTATTATGggctccatatatataatatatatatatatatatatatatatatatatatatatatatatatatatatatatatatatagagtgaatgAGTGGGTAAATAAGtgaaagaaataaacaataacGTAGCGAGAACTGGAAACCTCATAAGCCTATCCTCCGCAGGGCGGCCTGGGCCTACGCAAACCGGCAACGCCGACGGAAAAATCCGAGAACGTCGTCTTAGAAGACATCGGGACATGGCAGGAAGTGGGCACCATTAGCGTTCAAATGTTGGCGGAGGCGATGTCAGCTCAACATCCGCATCTTCCGCCTCTGACTCATAGCAATGCGTCTAACATCTGTGCTCATGTGGCCACGCTCTCCTTGCAGTTCAAAGGTGAACATGAGTGGTGCTTCTCAGTTGCAGCTACGGTTACGTCCCACGGgaaatctatcttttttttttttttagaatgtatcTCGTATCTGTTCTACAGCATTACGTTTCGTAGAAATCAAAAGTACAACTAAAGGTTATTTAATTGAAGGAACTTAACTTTATTGAATGAATCAGATATATGTTATTAGTTTAAAAACGCCTTTTCGTTAATccgccttttttatgtaaatctttAATTAGATTCACATTGGTTGTTACGTTTTTCtcagttttaaataattttcaccaGTGCTTAAGGAACATCAATATaacatattaaagaaaaatgtcatAACAAAACTTACAAGGCTGTAGTGCTATGTAGTGATTATTACAGACACTATCTAGACCATGGTTACAGCCTGCGGTATACAGCTACATATGGATATCTACATGCCTCGTGTTCTACTGGCCGAGACAATTGTCTGACTAACCAAAGAACCTGAATGTGAATATGGCATGGGAGTAACAGTCTCATCCTTCTACTgccaacctttatatatatgagaagagatAGTGTATACATAAACACAAGAGGTCGTTAACTTTTCAGCATCAGTAAGTGTTCTGTGATGAGGGCTTTTTACCACTCTGACTGAGTGTGTCTGAGTCCAGCAACTGTCTGTAGACCAGGTATACATAATTAGCTGGTCGGGGTCACCAGAGGCACAGTGGATTCTACAAGAAAAGTACCTACAAGAGATTTATAGTAATTTCTCTTTTGGCCATTTGCCCTAGGTCTGGGCAGCCTGGACTTCTTGTGGATGTTCCAGAGCATGACTCGGCTGGAACTGAGCAACAACTGCCTGAGTGTCGTGAGCGGCCTGGAGAAACTCGTCTCCTTAACCTGGTTGGATCTTTCCTTCAACCAAGTAGGTCTAAATTCTCTTAGAATGTTATACTGTAATCTGCACGCGCTCTTTTACATGTCAACGATATTGTGACGTCCAATAGCCTATATGAAGACTCAGTTACTTCTAGCTGCAGGAGATCGAAAACGGTCAAATTCTGCTCTAAATGTAATTCTATTaagattgtaaaatattgtatattttctctaataaaaaaaaaaattcttctcggAAATATCATTTGAGCAAAGGGGCCACGACTATGTAGGCCTAATAGTTAATCCAGCTAACCTATTTGCTTGTTTCTCACGAGTATTTacgtatttttaataataataataataataataataataataataataataataataataattttatttttcatttttggctcttatCTTTCCGTTTTTAGCTAACCAGCATGGATGGGCTCAAAGAACTGCGTAACTTAGAAGTCTTAGCTCTGCATAACAACAGACTAGAGAAGTTGGATCGCCTTGTTTTGCAATCATTGCCTCATCTCGAAGTGCTAACTCTAGCTAACAACCTCTTGGATGACATCGATgaagtgagtctctctctctctctctctctctccttagaaggAGAAAAGACCTTTAggatgatttataggcctaaactCGTCGACCAGTAGTTTTTGTCATTATCTGCCAATAGACTCATCCATTATACTTATCTGCCATGACCAGAAATACTGTACTACTACTATCACTTTCTTGACCAACCAGGTACGAATGCTACGTTTATTGGGGGAGCTGTCGAGCCTGTCTTTGTCTTCAAATCCCCTGTGCGATGAACGCTACCCCGAATATGTCTTGGCCCACCTACCGAATTTGGCCTACCTAGACCATCGTCGCCTCACCGCCGCTGAGCATAGCTCGGCGCTTAGCGCTTATAAGTACGAGGATCACTTGGTTTAAAATGCTTATTCTTCCTGGTGCCATATTAGTTATTTGAAGATGTAATTCTTGATTAATTTCTTGCGATATTTCAAATCAACCCATTGTTAGCGAAAGCTTGTTATTAACTCATGAGAAGCGGGAACTTACATGAATGTTTTCTGTACATTTCTGTCAAGGCTTTGGTGCAAAAGAAGCTATACACTTATTTACCCATATAACAACACTATACACGTAGAGGGatagtgccgacagtgcacctcacggggtgcactgtagacattactaaaggttctttgcagcctcccttcggcccctagctgcaacccctttcattccttttactgtacctccatacatattatctttctcccttcttgctatccaccctctcctaacaatgttttcatagtgcaactgctttgaggttttcctcctattacacctttcaaacccaccTACTGTCCATTTCCTCTCCattgctgaatgacttcataggtcccagtgcttggccttaggcctaaactttatattcaCACTATAATGAACGCACAGATGAGAACAACTGCTGGCTTTCCTGTTCATGTTTCCTTTCTAACCACGCCAGAGAGAAGATTGAGGTGGTGGAGGCAGAGGAAGCCAAGCTTCACGAACAAGACCGCAAGGACGCCGAGGACAAAAAGTCGCAGGAGGAACACCGCAAGGCGGGCGTCTTAGCCCTCAACGATGGTTCTTTGTTTACCAGAATGTTCCGCGGGGATAAGGACATGGGTGTCCTACTCCAGCTGCCGGGAGCTCATGCTTTGATGACAAAGTGAGTGTTACTGAAGGAGTCAGTACAATAAGAGTTTTTGGAGTTTTTGTTCTAATATGAATGTGTGTTTTTGCACCTAGTACTATTCATCTTTCTCTCCGAGGTTGGGGTGGGAGGGGACGAGAGCGAAAGCCTACCTAATTCAAGGgtgtattttttcctttgcttacAGTGATTTTGATTCCTCAATCTCCTATAGAGTCTATTTCACTCAGCCTTCTCTTAAACTAGAACCTTTAGTACCATCCAAGGTGCACTCGAAAGAGAAATTTTAAGAATTATGAGACTAGAGAATGTAAAGTTAGACTCTTAAGAGGATGCCAAaaatcacaattaaaaaaaaaacgcacacacaatcTGATTATACCCCTCAGATACCGAGAGCAGTTTAATGCCGTTTGTCTGAGAGTATTCAACTCGGGCCTCG harbors:
- the LOC135195236 gene encoding LOW QUALITY PROTEIN: dynein regulatory complex subunit 3-like (The sequence of the model RefSeq protein was modified relative to this genomic sequence to represent the inferred CDS: inserted 1 base in 1 codon), with amino-acid sequence MSLNLSDDDFDVAEDDVPDEGTEKDDSQEEEADEALMLCEAEGGVIASMASLRVTGGLGLRKPATPTEKSENVVLEDIGTWQEVGTISVQMLAEAMSAQHPHLPPLTHSNASNICAHVATLSLQFKGLGSLDFLWMFQSMTRLELSNNCLSVVSGLEKLVSLTWLDLSFNQLTSMDGLKELRNLEVLALHNNRLEKLDRLVLQSLPHLEVLTLANNLLDDIDEVRMLRLLGELSSLSLSSNPLCDERYPEYVLAHLPNLAYLDHRRLTAAEHSSALSAYKEKIEVVEAEEAKLHEQDRKDAEDKKSQEEHRKAGVLALNDGSLFTRMFRGDKDMGVLLQLPGAHALMTKYREQFNAVCLRVFNSGLAHQVERQEELNLLQKALNKAKNEADAYARGLVKTLESEADRILAAAHEVRAAEEASLGDDQEEHEARVAKTAHLQEEFEGLIATTSXDLLMAEITLTDQIKVVLYVFLGGGLSFRPYGIKRRKGGPAFIEN